The DNA region TGGAAGTTGATGAACCATGTAATCTGTATGCTAGTAGAGGTATCATGTGTTCTCTCTGACCACAACCAAACTTACTGCGTTTATGGTTGATTCCCTGAGAAGTTGCTGCCTCTCTTTCTGTCGATATGCGTGCAGCACACCTTTTGCTGTTATTGGTCAATTGTTGACTTATTTTGCACGGAAGGACATTGCTGCATGACGACAAAAGAAATGCATATGTATCATCTGTGTGCCCCTGCTTAATATAACAGCCAGTGAAAATGTTAACTGATTTTTACCCCAGATCTCACTGCAAAATTGGTATCATAGGTCTTCCTTTTCTGAGTGACCTGCTGTAACCCTATATTTTTCTGTTGTATATTCGAAATACTGCAACAATATATCTTACTAATATATCCAATGGTTTTTCCTTTTCAGGACCATTATCTCTTATCTCGTTTGTGATCCGACTTCTTTTGGTTTTAGCCCTGTTGATAATGAGGTTGAGCTTCTTCAGAGGCTTTTCTCTTAGATTAGTGTAAATAGTAGACTTGTTCGGGTTTAGCTTGGTTGGAAGAATTAGTCTCTGCTCCGTGTTCATTTCTGCTAGCAATAATGGCTGCGATGAACGAAAAGGTATTGGGTAAATGTGGAAGGAATGTAGGTAGTCTCAAGAGAAAGTGGGAAAGCCCCGCCGCATATGATGCTGAGGCCTGCCGCACCTCTGAATTGCATCAGCGTTCTGCCGATGATTCTGCTGTTAGGTTTCATGTTGATCAAGACCGCAAGGCAAAGATCGTGTGCCACTTCAACAAGCAGGTTTTGCAGAGCTATAAGAATTTCATGACTAGCGCACCACCTAAGCGTATTCTGCTTCGCCAAGGTGCTGACTGGAAAGACTTTCCAGAAAAGATTGTCAAGTTGGCCCAAGCTGACTTCAGGGAAAAAAAGACGATCACTGAAACTGGATATCGGAACCAGCTGTTTTTGCTGGATTTTGTGCATATGACATTCATAGACTCAAAGAAAGGTCTTCAGAGGCCGATAGCTTGGATCGATGAAAATGGAAAGGGTTACTTCCCTGAAACATTCCTGCAAGATCAGAAATTATTTATGAAGAAAGATTTTGGCAACGGAAACCATGAGTACATTAGTGTTGAGCCAGATGGGACACGAGAAATGAATGGACATCTTGGAACTTCAGAAAGTTCTGCGGAAAGCTCGAACTTCGATCCAAGCACTGAAGATGTTTCCAGTCCTAAGAGAGCTAGGGCTGAAAAGAGTTCCATAGGAAAAAGTTATGGTGATATTGGCGAAGCTGTTGGAGAAAATGAGCCATGCACATTGTTGCCTACAGCCTGTAATCTGCTGTCACACCAAGCTAATCTGGGTGAGGTATCACGTGCTCAGCGCACGATGGAAGCCGTGGAGAAACTGTTTCTGCAGGGGATGGGTTCTGTTATTGGATCTAAGGACATCATTGGAATCTACAGAACTCCAATTTTGGATGATTGCGGACAAGTCCGTTACCATCTTCACCAAAAGCAAGTACATGTTACTGGATGTAACCGTGGAAATGCAAATGTCCGTTATGCATGGCTTGCTTGCTCCAAAAGCACTGTGCATGAAATGATGCTGAATGGTGTCTTGCAAGTTCATAAACCCATCAAGTGCCCAGCCTATGGAGAGGGCACCCTCCTTACACCAGCAAATCGTTCTGATACCTGGTATGTTCTTGATTTATGAATTGTTCCACATTTATTGTTaggattttcctttctttttccaaATATAATTGCCGGCACCTAACTCTTTTAACGCCTCATCTATGTTTCTTAGCTGTTCACATGTTCTGTGATCCCACATCTGTCTCTCAGCTGTTCATACGTTTCTGAGTTAATTATTTTCTTTTTACTAACATGTTGACACAGTTTTAGATGGCAGCAATTAATTACTGCTTCATTTTTTTTGTTCTCGTTCCTCACCAAAGTTCATTTTCCTTTCCCTAACCGTTGCAAAATTCAATCTTTGTATTACTTTCTGCAGTGTGAAATACTCTGATGTTGATGAAAATGGCATTGTCCATATGATGTTGTGCCGTGTTATAATGGGGAACGTAGAAATAGTTCACCCTGGATCTAAGCAGCACCGACCTAGTAGTGACTATTTTGATAGTGGAGTAGATGACCTTAAAAACCCACAACATTACATTGTGTGGGAGATGAATCTGAATAGGCACATCTATTCTGAGTTTGTAGTCACCATCAAAATGCCTTCCATAACCAAAGGTAACTAATCGCGACTACTGTGTCTTCAATTTGTTTGCTTATTTTGTTCATGATCTGTGGCAACCCAAATTTTCTTACTGCTAAGCATTTTCTGTAGATTCCCTTGTCACTCAAGAAGATTGTCAGAATTCTTCTGATGTGTCACTGGTCTTGAATTCACCCGACTGTATGTCAGAGGTAAGATGCTTTGCATGGGGTATTAACAAGATAGTACTGTTACACTAGAGTCTACTTCTGTTGTCATACAGACAAGTTCCACTGTTGGAGCAGCAAGAGCTTGCAGTAATTCAGATTGCGTCACTTGACTCAATAATTGACTTGTGATTGCATTATTGAGATTATAGCTTGGAGCTGACTATATTCGTTATCTATGATAGAATTCTCCAAATATGATAAGTTTCCTTGTGAAACCATGCTATGTTAATTTTATTGTAATTGAAGCACCAGTTAACTTCCTTTTATGCACAAAACAGGAGATGAACCTTGAGGCACCTCCAGCATTGGGAGGTGGATGTGCGGCCCCCATGCTAGGAGATTCAATGGAAAAGGCTCCAAGCTCACCTTGGATACCTTTCTCCATGTTGTTTGCAGCGATTTCTACCAAAGTGTCTCCTGAGAATATGGACATGGTTATTGGTTGTTATGAAGAATTCAAGGTAAGATATCTAGCATTGTTGATCGATTGAAGTTGCCTTTTCTGCACTATCACGAGGCGCTTAtgtttgcatgtgtgtattTACCAGAGCAAGAAAATAAGCCGAGCTGAACTAGTAAAGAAGCTGAGGCATGTAGTTGGTGATAGAGTGCTAATATCGACAATAATGCAGCTCCAAGATAAGGTGTGCACACTTCCACTTCCGACTTTTTGGATTGATGTTCTCTTAGATTCATGCTGAAAGCCTGAAACCCTGTTAGCCATAAGGTGTGTCGAGTGGGGGTTCTGGGGTGGACCAGGACTGCCGTGCACTCAAGGCCTCTATCTTTGCAGTGCACAAGCTTCTTTTGAAGAGCATCAGAAGAGCAGTGGTTTGATGATCTGTTTGTTTTCTATTTTCTGAGGAAAAACTTCTCTTTTTGTGTGTATGTGTCTATTTGGCAGCAGTTACCTCCAGTGGGGAGGCGTGAGGCACCCAACACATCAGCAGCCAAGATGATGGCGAAACCGTGAAGTGGGTCGGTGGGCGAGGAAGATAAAAGGAGCAACTGGCCGACTTGACATTAGAAAGGCAGCATCGATGAAAGCCTCTTGCGTCAGTCTGTATGGCTGCTGTTTGTTCTTTCCGTCTCGTAGGAGTTTATGCTGGTGAAGAATTTGTATCTTGTATTTTTCGTTGCAAAAAGGAAACAATGCATGCAGTGCTTGTGAACGGATTGAATGTTTACCAGAGAAAAAAAGCCTCCTTGTTTACCTTCCCGTTGTACCCTTCTTATATAAGAGAACATCGAGTTAGATATTGTCAGGCACCGTTGGGATTCAGGGACTAATTTTTAATCTGAATTATATTGGATGTCTGGATATCAATTAGAAGCATTAAATAtgagctaattataaaattaattgtataaaTTGAGATTAATTTAAAAGATAagtctattaagtctaattaatctatcattaatctatatttaatgtAGCATAATATTGctaaattatagattaattaggtttaatgaatttatctcgtgaattagcctttatttatgcaattgattttgtaattagtttatatttaatacttttaatttATGTCAAACATTCGATATGCTCCAAACACCCCTTAATCATCGTTGTCTTGTGCAGTGACGCTATCTTTTGAGTTTGGGTTGTGCAATTGAAAATGACGCGCTTGCACTTCCGTCGTGTAGCCGTAGTGGCGTTAGCTGAGTTCGTCGTGCGCGTCAAACAGGTTACAACTAACTCCCTCTCTTGTTACATCCAATGGCCAAAACATGACAAGAATTAAAATGATGGAAGAGAATTCCAGTGTAGTATTATCTTATCATTCCTAGAGCACAATTGCGAAGGATGATGATGATTCAGACGTTGGTTGGTGGGGCGTCGGAGTCAGGGTCCCAGCCTGGAGGCTCGATGTTGGGCCAGTCGCCTCTGCAACCTAGCCTGATGTAGAGGCTCTTCTTCCCTGTTCGTTCCCCACCAAGACACAGTCCAGCACGCCATTAGTACTCTTTATTAAGCTTGATCTTGTTGATACTTTCATCCAGCTAACTGGCAGTAATCGTTGGCAGCCAGGGACTACAGGAATGTGCTAAACTGGTAGCTGGTAAGGAAGACGTACCTGCCAGCTTCTTGTCTGCCAAGGTCAGCTGTTTGAGGGCGACGAGGCAGCCCTGCGCAACGGCTCGCGTGTACTCCGGGTCCCATCCGCCCAGCTTCACCACCACGTCCGCCTTGGCGTAAGCAACGCTTCCACTGCTAACACTTCTCCGGGCTTCCTCTCTTGCGGTAGCTTCATCTGTTTGTCCAAATGAAACAAGTGAATGAACGTCCAGATCAACCTGTGAGGCTGTGACTACAACACGAACGACACGATGGATCCAGAACGCAGCTTGCTTACCGCTAGCATCCGACACCGAGAGCCAAACCGTGAAACCGGAATGAAGGTACTGCCATCTGTCGAATCTGCTAGCTGCTCCTTGCTTGCCCCCAAGAGTCGCAACAACAGTGCGGACATGGCTGCAGCAAGCATATCACTTTATCAGAATCTTTGCAAAATGATCAGGTAGGGCTCAAGAAAACGAGGTCAAGAAAGCAACCTGCTAAGGCTTTCCAGGACAACAGATTCCGCATCAGCTACAGAGTCCTCTCCTTCCGAAGCCACCCCTACAAGTAATTGTACTTTGTTATTTCGCAGCAACAACATAACTATAAATGACTAGTATGTTCATATTCGGATTTCTACTCGAGCCTAAAAAGTGCAGGTGCATTGCAGTTTTTTCTGTGGAGTGAGGAGAGAAGGTTACATGTATCGATAGACTTTTCGGTGGCACTTTCCAGCAGCTCACTTGTGCAAACCGGAAGATACCTGCAGTGTCATGATATAAGGAGACGTTTTAGAGGTGCTAATGAAGAACAACCGTGACAGTAAACTCAGGAGTAGATCATCAAGTTTAACAATTCATATATTGGGTGCTAACGACTTTTACAAATGGAGTAGAATGGTGTAGCCCAGATCAGAATGCAATTTGCACAGCATGCGATCTAATTGTACAGCAGTTGAATCGTAAGGTAGTATAGAAATGA from Panicum hallii strain FIL2 chromosome 9, PHallii_v3.1, whole genome shotgun sequence includes:
- the LOC112874210 gene encoding inactive poly [ADP-ribose] polymerase RCD1 isoform X4; protein product: MAAMNEKVLGKCGRNVGSLKRKWESPAAYDAEACRTSELHQRSADDSAVRFHVDQDRKAKIVCHFNKQVLQSYKNFMTSAPPKRILLRQGADWKDFPEKIVKLAQADFREKKTITETGYRNQLFLLDFVHMTFIDSKKGLQRPIAWIDENGKGYFPETFLQDQKLFMKKDFGNGNHEYISVEPDGTREMNGHLGTSESSAESSNFDPSTEDVSSPKRARAEKSSIGKSYGDIGEAVGENEPCTLLPTACNLLSHQANLGEVSRAQRTMEAVEKLFLQGMGSVIGSKDIIGIYRTPILDDCGQVRYHLHQKQVHVTGCNRGNANVRYAWLACSKSTVHEMMLNGVLQVHKPIKCPAYGEGTLLTPANRSDTCVKYSDVDENGIVHMMLCRVIMGNVEIVHPGSKQHRPSSDYFDSGVDDLKNPQHYIVWEMNLNRHIYSEFVVTIKMPSITKDSLVTQEDCQNSSDVSLVLNSPDCMSELGADYIRYL
- the LOC112874210 gene encoding inactive poly [ADP-ribose] polymerase RCD1 isoform X3 encodes the protein MAAMNEKVLGKCGRNVGSLKRKWESPAAYDAEACRTSELHQRSADDSAVRFHVDQDRKAKIVCHFNKQVLQSYKNFMTSAPPKRILLRQGADWKDFPEKIVKLAQADFREKKTITETGYRNQLFLLDFVHMTFIDSKKGLQRPIAWIDENGKGYFPETFLQDQKLFMKKDFGNGNHEYISVEPDGTREMNGHLGTSESSAESSNFDPSTEDVSSPKRARAEKSSIGKSYGDIGEAVGENEPCTLLPTACNLLSHQANLGEVSRAQRTMEAVEKLFLQGMGSVIGSKDIIGIYRTPILDDCGQVRYHLHQKQVHVTGCNRGNANVRYAWLACSKSTVHEMMLNGVLQVHKPIKCPAYGEGTLLTPANRSDTCVKYSDVDENGIVHMMLCRVIMGNVEIVHPGSKQHRPSSDYFDSGVDDLKNPQHYIVWEMNLNRHIYSEFVVTIKMPSITKDSLVTQEDCQNSSDVSLVLNSPDCMSEEMNLEAPPALGGGCAAPMLGDSMEKAPSSPWIPFSMLFAAISTKVSPENMDMVIGCYEEFKSKKISRAELVKKLRHVVGDRVLISTIMQLQDKP
- the LOC112874210 gene encoding inactive poly [ADP-ribose] polymerase RCD1 isoform X1 translates to MAAMNEKVLGKCGRNVGSLKRKWESPAAYDAEACRTSELHQRSADDSAVRFHVDQDRKAKIVCHFNKQVLQSYKNFMTSAPPKRILLRQGADWKDFPEKIVKLAQADFREKKTITETGYRNQLFLLDFVHMTFIDSKKGLQRPIAWIDENGKGYFPETFLQDQKLFMKKDFGNGNHEYISVEPDGTREMNGHLGTSESSAESSNFDPSTEDVSSPKRARAEKSSIGKSYGDIGEAVGENEPCTLLPTACNLLSHQANLGEVSRAQRTMEAVEKLFLQGMGSVIGSKDIIGIYRTPILDDCGQVRYHLHQKQVHVTGCNRGNANVRYAWLACSKSTVHEMMLNGVLQVHKPIKCPAYGEGTLLTPANRSDTCVKYSDVDENGIVHMMLCRVIMGNVEIVHPGSKQHRPSSDYFDSGVDDLKNPQHYIVWEMNLNRHIYSEFVVTIKMPSITKDSLVTQEDCQNSSDVSLVLNSPDCMSEEMNLEAPPALGGGCAAPMLGDSMEKAPSSPWIPFSMLFAAISTKVSPENMDMVIGCYEEFKSKKISRAELVKKLRHVVGDRVLISTIMQLQDKQLPPVGRREAPNTSAAKMMAKP
- the LOC112874210 gene encoding inactive poly [ADP-ribose] polymerase RCD1 isoform X2; translated protein: MAAMNEKVLGKCGRNVGSLKRKWESPAAYDAEACRTSELHQRSADDSAVRFHVDQDRKAKIVCHFNKQVLQSYKNFMTSAPPKRILLRQGADWKDFPEKIVKLAQADFREKKTITETGYRNQLFLLDFVHMTFIDSKKGLQRPIAWIDENGKGYFPETFLQDQKLFMKKDFGNGNHEYISVEPDGTREMNGHLGTSESSAESSNFDPSTEDVSSPKRARAEKSSIGKSYGDIGEAVGENEPCTLLPTACNLLSHQANLGEVSRAQRTMEAVEKLFLQGMGSVIGSKDIIGIYRTPILDDCGQVRYHLHQKQVHVTGCNRGNANVRYAWLACSKSTVHEMMLNGVLQVHKPIKCPAYGEGTLLTPANRSDTCVKYSDVDENGIVHMMLCRVIMGNVEIVHPGSKQHRPSSDYFDSGVDDLKNPQHYIVWEMNLNRHIYSEFVVTIKMPSITKDSLVTQEDCQNSSDVSLVLNSPDCMSEEMNLEAPPALGGGCAAPMLGDSMEKAPSSPWIPFSMLFAAISTKVSPENMDMVIGCYEEFKSKKISRAELVKKLRHVVGDRVLISTIMQLQDKLPPVGRREAPNTSAAKMMAKP